The genomic stretch tatttgctcGCTCGcttgtttatttaaaagtatttggCTGCCCAACTCATTCTGGACAGCGTACAAAACCACAAGGAAAAACAACTACCGGAAAACCAGctaaaaacaataaacaaacaagtaGCCCAGACTACTGTAAGATGATCTAgtcaagaataaaataaacaagacTGGCCAGGAGACGAATAATTGCAAAAAGTGCTGGGGAATCAGGTCgggatttttttaacattttaaaggaaGAGCTGGATTTTTGCCGacattcagattaacagagttggaaggaaccttgcaggtcatctagtccaaccccctgcccaagcaggagacccccacatctgcctctacctaggatcgaactcacaacttCCTGTTCAACAGGAATAGCCTGGATTCAGCAGTGGAAGAGGCTGGATTTCGCCTTTCATCCCGTGAGGGATTTTCTTgcagctgtcccaaaggtgctttttcagggggcaactggacattcttggtTGTTatgttttttgaagacgtttcgcttgtcatcccagaagcttcttcgggatagtggggaatggaagtcagagttgaagaagcttctgggatgaaaagcgaaacgtcttcaaaaaaagggggaaaaaacccaagaaagtccagacTGAAAATTTTCTACAGATTTTTTGCAGCTGTGGATGCAAaaccatggagggggggggagaaatcttgTCTCCCTCAGGGGTTCCTGAGCCCActttgatctttttttaaagtgccacCTGTCAAAAacgatgtagggtctcctgcttgggcagggggttggactagatgaccttcagggtcccttccaactctcttaaaaCTCTTAAATCCGTCGCTGCTGGTGGACGGGCGCCATCTGACGGTGCAAGCAAAGCTTTCTTTGCAAAATTAGCCCCTGCAGCTGCTGAaatcacatgggggggggggaggaggcgagACGTCGGAAAAAGCCGAAGGAAGCGCCTGCCTACTTTCGGGATAGCTCGGAAATGCTCGGTTGGGTTCCGATTGGGTTCGGGATCGTCCGGAAAAGCCCTCGGCTAGCGTCGGGTGTTGCATCGGCGTCGGCTACGGGGTGGAGGGGTGTTTCCGTGTTTCGGCAAATCCCGGACAGGCTCGGCAGGTCCGCCCGGATTTGCGATTGGCCGGGAGAAGACGCCCACCCCCCCACCTCTCTGTATTTCGGCGTTTTCCGGAAAGGCTCGGCTCGTTCCGTCCAGACAGTCGGGAGACTGGCTTGGTCTGGACGAGCGGCGGAGTCCGGGCTCGGCGTAATGGCATCCCCATCGCGGAGGCTGCAGACCAAGCCGGTCATCACCTGCCTGAAGAGCGTCCTCCTCATCTACACCTTCGTCTTCTGGGTGAGGAAGGGTCTAAAGGAACAATGGGGGGGGCGGGGAAGAGGGGTCCCTCCCCCTCGCCCTGGACacgcagaggtcttcaaacctggccactttaagacttgtggacttcaactcccagcattctccgcctggagaatgctgggagttgaagtccacaagtcttaaaagtgcccaagtttggggacccctgccctagacaCAAAGGAGCAAGGCAAGGGGTCCGCCTttgcctttctctccttcccacccCCAAACACTTTTGCAAAGGGAAGGGGCGCTTTTTGcaaagaaaagtgtgtgtgtgtggggggggactaCATGCCCCATCATGTGTAGCCCAGCCACTCATGGGGCTTCTGGTCCCACTTGCCTTGGAGGCAACCTGGGCATTGGCTTGTTTGCACAAggtgcaaacaacaacaacaacaacaacaacaaagaatgcACAGTAGTTCTGTATCCCACAGTTTGGGATATGCAAAGTCCCATGCaaagactttaattcccagaatccctccgcCAGGGGTGAGCTTATTTGCTTAGGCAGTGCATGCGATGGGAATATTGCAGTCAACAGGTTTTTCTTTGCGTTGAACTCTGAATCTGATGTTGCTTGGACGAAGGTCTGTCCTTCCCATTATTGTACTTTGCATTTCCCTGCCACGCTTATCAGTTTGTGGTGTTCAACCTTAACACTTggaagtttatttatttgcttatttggtTTGTCGTTCATGTGCGAGATAACACGGATAGGAATAAACATGAAtacgaacacaggaaatgggggcaaataaatgggaacagtaggacagggacattaggcacgctggtgcgcttatgcacgcccctaagTTGTGGGAACAGAATCCACTGCTTGTGGTCTCGGGAGTCATGACTTAAACCAGTggcagtcaacctggtccctactgcccactagtgggtgttgcAGCTTTCATGgggggcagtaggggtttgctataactctgttttataaatttttcaaagtaaagttacttccctactttataaatcaccattaatatggaactggtgggcggttagaaaattgtactactaacagagatacaaaagtgggcggtaggtataaaaaggttgactacccctgacttAAACAAAGAGTATGAACACTCAGTTGTAGCCTCAGACCTTCCTTTGTCCTGCCAACTTTGAAGTTGGAAAATTATTTCCaatcagaaacaaaaaaaatagaggaaaggtGGTTTAACCCTGAGTGAaggtggtggtgttttttttagttCTCTATCTACTGATGAGATAATCTGGGAGTAATCAGAGTTCCAAGTTCAGCCTCTTATTTTTCCCCTCTGCCCTCGTGCCTGAGACAATCCAGAATTGTTGGAACCTTGAAAAGTTGCGGAAAGCTTCATAAACTGAACACAAGGGAGAGACTGGTACGAATTCTCCCGGCAAGAAGGAACTTCCTCTtctatagtatagcctttattgtcattgtacattatgtatacaacaaaattggcttTAGCTTCACtagtgcaatccatgacaaacgatacaagcaacataaatagtataaagaataatccataTGCAAGTAATCGGGGGAAAAAGTTGGGTCTCTAAGACATTCAGGGCAGAGAAGGGAAATTCACACTGTCTCACTTCTCAAAGGAAtgtctatcttctttctttccctgcctcttCTTCGATCAGCAATAAAGATATTTCTTGGGGATGTGACACAGCCTGATGAAAGACACCCCAAAAAAGAGCACAGCATCCCGCTGTCTGTCAACACCCGCCCATGTCCAAATAGGAcacattgaaataatattttagagAGTTTTCACCAACCGTCAAAAGTCCTCCCTATgcttaataaacaaataataacatCATCGCTTTGACAAgggggagccagccgtgggcagcagctgcccaaaaagccaacacagttctaggctgcataaacagagggatagaatcaagatcatgtgaagtgataataccactttataatgccttggtaaggccacacttggaacacggCATCAGGTTTTGATTGCCattatgtagaaaagatgtggagattctagaaagagtgcagagaagagcaacaaagataattaggggactggaggctaaaacacatgaggaacggttgcaggaactgggtatttctagtttaatgaaaagaaggactaggggagacatgatagcagtgttccaatatctcaggggttgccacaaagaagaggaagtcaaactattctccaaggcaccagagggtaggacaagaatcaatggatggaaactaatcaaggagagaagcaacttagaactaaggagaaattccctgacagtgagaacaattaaccagtggaacagcttgcctctagaagttgtgaatgccccaacactggaaatctttaagaagattttggatagccatttgtctgaaatggtatagggtttcctgcctgggcagagggttggactagaagacctccaaggtcccttccaactgttattttattctaaccTTATCCAAGGAAAGGGCTGAGCTCTGAGAACATAGTAAGGAATAGGGACACTCTCTGATAGGTGCCCAGTCAAAGGTTTTAcgtctttctatttttctcattttttttttaaagttgccagtttgctttgctgtttttttttgtttttttttttttggtgaatgGCAATGTGTGGAATGCAGTCAGTAATCATGTCCTTTCCTTTCAACATTGCTGCTCCAGGCTTTGGATTCAGGTGAGTGTGGCTTTTTTCCCCCAGGGAGTAGCAGAGTTGGTCTTTTGAATGCAAAGCACTGTCCTCTTTCTTAGTCACGTTCCACAGAAGAGAAATGGAAGGGGATCTGTATACATGGGAATGGGGGTAGGCGGGGAAGcgggattggggtggggggaatccccAAGGGCTTGCTTTTGAAGGACTTGGTGGAAGCTGGTTGTAGAATGAACAAAAATCCTGGGATACGACACACTGTTGTATGGGAAgtaaaagagaaaacaaagaacagaatagaatagaatggcgtagagtagaatagaataggaaagtaaagaatggaatggaatggagtagaatagaataggaaagtaaagaatggaatggaatcgaatagaatggagtagagtagaatagaataggaaaataaagaatgaaatggaatcgaatagaatggaggagaatagaatagaataggaaagtaaagaatagaatagaatagaatggagtagaatagaataggaaagtaaagaatggaatcaaatagaatggagtagagtacagtagaatagaataggaaagtaaagaatggaatggaatcgaatagaattgagtagagtagaatagaataggaaagtaaagaatggaatggagtagagtaaagtagagtagaatagaataggaaaatatggaatggaatagaatagaatggagtagaatagaatagaataggaaagtatGGAATGGAATCGAATAGaattgagtagagtagaatagaataggaaagtaaagaatggaatagaatggagtagagtagagtagaatagaataggaaaataaagaatggaatagaatagaatggagtagaatagaatagaatagggaagtaaagaatggaatagaatggagtagagtagagtagaatagaataggagagtaaagaatggaatggaatcgaatagaattgagtagagtagaatagaataggaaagtaaagaatggaatggaatcgaatagaatggagtagaatagaatagaataggaaagtaaagaatagaatagaataggaaagtaaagaatggaatagaatagaatggagtagaatagaatagaataggaaagtaaagaatggaatggaatagaatggagtagagtagaatagaatagaatagaataggaaagtaaagaatggaatggaatcgaatagaatggagtagaatagaatagaataggaaagtaaagaatagaatagaataggaaagtaaagaatggaatagaatagaatggagtagaatagaatagaataggaaagtaaagaatggaatggaatagaatggagtagagtagaatagaatagaataggaaagtaaagaatggaatggaatagaatagaatctaagtgtgattggacacaaggaatttgtcttcggtatgtatgctctcagtgtacataaggagaataaaatacattcatcaagaattaaaagatacaacacttattgatagtcataggttactaataagctatcaaatcgtactagtaaacaaaacaatataaattggaaGATACAAGCTTCATAGAGGCTGGTTAAATCCTTGGTTTGGTTGAATAATTGCACAATTCAGTTGTATGCTTCCTATAGGATGGGGAACATAGTTGgccaaaaacttttaaaaagttgatgAGTTTAGAAAGAGGAGTACAACCTCTTTCTGAATCCTAGGCAAGATGATGGGCTCCATAGTTTTGGGAGGAAAGACCATCCTGGATTATCAGCAGATAATCATTAGATAAGtagaaggagataggtaataggaagaatgagaagaagaatagtagtgcagtcttagtaaataatttgacagtatcgtgggaattagttgtttagcagagtgatggcatttgggaaaaaacttttgtccagttgttctggtgtgtaaTGCTCTAgaatgtcattttgagggtaggagttgaaacaattcatgtccaggatgcgaggggtctgtagttactttctcagccctctttttggCTCGTGCAGTGTACgggtcctcaatggaaagcaggttggcagccattggtTTTttctgcgtgacccgtcaaaagcgcaaacgtcaaaagcgcgccgacaacaccgcggcgctaaaaccacgatttcaaaagcgcgccgacaacagcgcactgacaacagcgcgccgacagaagcgcgatttcatttaatgtaagatttacagttaggtttagggttaggttgagggttacgttacagcgcgcttctgtcggtgtgcttttgtcggcgcgctttaggactaattagtcgctaattcgtcgcgcggttttgtcaccgcgctttagacaccgcggtttagtcaggcgcgcttttgttgtgcgcgcatttgtggtggaacctttttctgcagttctaattatccattgaagtctgtgtctgtcttgttgggttgcagagccaaaaaaGACGGTGGTTGACCGCTTTGAACTCGGGTCGAAGCAGAGCCGATCTGCATCAATCGCAAGGGCAGCGCAGTATCGCGGAGAATTCTGGTTAAGAGGAACAgcttgtttgcagggaaacatcTCCAGAAATGGTTCCCTTTTGACTCACACGTGCGTTTCTCCTACCTTTCCAGTTCACTGGCATCGTCCTCCTAGGCGTTGGCATTTGGGCCAAGGTGAGCCTGGAAGTCTACTTCTTCCTGCTGAACGAGAAGGCCAGCAATGTTCCGTACGTCCTGATCGGGGCAGGATTGGTGGTCGCTCTGCTTGGCACCTTCGGATGTTTTGCCACCTGTCGCGGAAGCACATGGATGCTGAAGCTGGTAATTGTTTCAAATAGCTTTTTGGCTGAACTGCAAGGGAGTGGTTGGGATTTGCAATCTCAGCCCAGGTAAAAGTTAAGACACAGGCATGTTAGTGGTggcggggtggcgcagtggttagaatgcagtactgcaggctacttctcgtGACTGCCGGctgtcggcagtttgaatcttaccaggctcaaagttgactcagccttccatccttctgaggtcagtaaaatgaggattcagattgttgggggcaagatgctgacacaGTAAACAGTGTAgtgtaaagctgtatataagtcttaagtgctatggctatcttccttccttccttccttccttctatggctaccttccttccctccctcccttccttccttctctccctccctcccttccttctctccctccctccctccttccttccttctatggctaccttctttccctccctctctccctccctcctttccttccttctctccctccctcccttcctccttccttccttccttccttccttccttccttccttccttccttccttccttccttccttctatggctaccttccctccctccctccctccctcccttccttctctccctctctctctccctccttccttccttccttccttccctcccagtggttataatgcagtattgcagactaactctgcccactgccagcaattcgattcccaccggctcaagggtgactcagccttccatctgagtgggtaaaatgaggattcaaattgttgggggcaagatgctgacactgtaaacagtgtagtgtaaagcggtatataagtctaagtgctatggctaccttccttccttccttccttccttcccagtggttagaaatgcagtattgcagactaactctgcccactgccagcagtttgattcccaccggctcaaggttgactcagccttccatctgagtgagtgaaatgaggacactGATTGTTGGGGCTGACttggtaaaccgcttagagagggccatagagccctgtgaagcagtgtataagtctatagggtcttctgcttgagcagggggctggcctacaagacttccaaggtcccttccagctgtattctgattgattaaatTGTTTATTCTTGTGCAGCAACATTGAGGATCATTTTGATGTTCTTCATTCCTGTTTTCTGTCCACAGTATGCCATGTTCTTAACCCTCATCTTCCTTGTGGTGCTGGTGGCTGCCATTCTGGGTTTTGTCTTCAGACATGAGGTGCGTCCTGTGTCTTCGATAATTTCCCCGTTTTACTGGGGTAAAAATGGAACTTCCTGTTATTTTTTCCTCAGGAAGTTTGCCGAagaatcttgttttgttttccttgaagaccgGAGCTTTCCAAACACTAAGGATTCCTGAAAAATCCTTCCAGTAAAGGTCATTTCATTCAAATCCGATCTCCATATCTTAAACACTGTTTCCTAATAAATTCCACTCATTTAtccttctagagcagtgatgCTGAAACTTTTTCTATCGCCCGCGCATGCCAACACCAATTAAATCCTCCCGGGCATCAGCGCATGCACACCTCCCTCCCTGCGCATGCGAAcacaacccctccccaggctccggaggctttcttgaagcctggggagggtgaaaacggcctcccccagccccctggagggtctccagaagccagaaatggaccatttccgaacttccagttgggctgttggggctgtttttcgccctcccctgcttcaggaaagcctccggagcctgaggaaggTTGAGAACGGTGTCCCCCGGCCTTCCGGAAGGGTGCAAAATCAGTTGGTGCGCACCGGAGCAGATGGCTGGCgttccagcaaatatggctccacgtgccacctgtgggacGCTTgacataggttctccatcacggttctagagtctagctcagggatgtcaaacttccTTGAGGGCCGGATCAGAATTGTTGTTCTCTTCTGCGGGCCAGCGGGGcgggtggtggggagggggaagacagaaCGGACacttcctgcagcaccctgccggcCAAAACAGGGCATTTGGAGGCCGCGTGTGGCCCCCCTTGTGTCCCGTTctcagcctggatggcctcctgcagcactttaccAGCTGAAAACGGGCCATTGGAGAGCCTCCATGCGGCCTGTTTTTGGCTGGGAAGGCTGGGGTGGCTGAAAACAGGTTGTGTGAGGGCCTCACGCGGTCAGTTTGGGCTGTTAGAGGCCCCACAgactggtcctttgatatttccaggctggccccgtgggccttgagtttgacacccctggtctagctgGATCAAGGTGGTGTATAATTTCATAGTAAATGTCTTTGGGGATAGGAGTGTGTATAACACTGCTCTTAAGTAGCCCAAAGTTTCTCTTACGTTCTATAAAACATTGACATGTTTTTCCAAATGAGCCTGTCATGTGATGGTAAGTTTTGCACAGCACTTTTAGGATGGCGTTGTGTGTAGAAGCTGTTTGAGTGCATACCAGAATGTGGATGATAATGTAAATCCTTCCAATTCTAAATTCTTTATGTTTTTAGCATCAACTAtgtatgtgtcagcgttccaagtatcatgcagaattaaatcagagtccaaggcaaaacgatccttaaagttccaatttaataaatcggacatcttggcacatctgtggaatcccagttctggaagttacctaggattcccacccagctgaaagttcatgatcttctccacacacccacaaatccatcacatggtccaatcttcttcttccacgttggcatctccacccagctggttccggtcaggtgtagaggtgcggagacaaaagatgaccttgggcttctagaaaagaatgacaacagcacattccacaattctactcctttctattccccccttccaactactacactaatgaaacagcgtaatgaaataagagagagtgtggcaagccaaagatcttaaaagggatataactgcaggcctgatacTATGGCTTTTTATGTGCTGAAATGCATTTGGAAACATCTGCTTTGGCATTTTTGCTGTAAAAAAAGTATGGGCAGATTCtcaattgtatttaaaaaaatacaattgaacACAAAGTTGAAACCGATAGAAAATTGTCACCTCTAATTTGAACCCTATTGTAAAAGTGGCATTTTTCTATTTCGGCAAAGACTTTTCTAAGAATCTACCATTCTGATACGTTGTCGGGCCTTTTCATTCCTCTGCATCTCCCCTTACTTTTAACTCATTCAAATGGCTGAAGATGTCTTTTGATCAGGTGACAGCCTCACCTGCACAATGaaactttctccctttccttaaaGATAAAGGATAATTTTAAGAAAAACTATGAAAATGCTGTGAAGCGTTACAATGGGACCAGAGACGATCCTAGCAAAGCAATCGATGACATCCAGAAAACAGTGAGTGGAAACCTTCTATTTTTCTCTGTGTTTGTTATAACTTATATACTTATGGTttgttatctgttctgacccgccaccgtacggtgagtcacgccgaaaCAAGGTTACtattagccacgctttattcacagtaattactcacagacaagactttggcagcaacccagactcccacagataagagatacacacaagagcttctccagctttagtaaaacagttgtgtcctgcaaaaggtctcctcccaaaatcTCTTCCTATATACTCTCTTGgaaggagcctaatcacaaccacctgggcctgattatcttctatgtctccataGTTGTTGCCTGCGCTTCTCCAcccttctctgcctggcgtccgggaccaactccctttgctcctccccactcctccagggcctgacgtcttcaccactgctccagtgcctgacgtcagggataAACTCCCTTtagctttcaccgctgctccatgcctcaggcacctcctggtggccaaccagcctctctggtccctgctcggagtctccacatcttccagagcctactcatagggtccctcactatcggagtctgtcggcagctccaatggctcctgctgggccacaacagttatctatctatataaaatgcaaataccactcactcaatCGAGGTACTATGcttgaatgtagaatgcatgCAAGATGTACCATTATTTAACTTCAGACCCTGAAATGGGCTATTTATTCTAagagctgcggtggtgcagtggttagagtgtagtattgcaggctacttctgctgcccgCAATTTGGCAgtccaaatctcaccaggctcaaggttgattcagccttccatccttccgaggtaggtaaaatgaggacccagattgtttgtggGCAAGAGGtcgactctgtaaaaccgcttagagggggctataaaagcattatcaagcggtatataagtctaagggctatgttATTCTAAATAATATTCCCAAAGGATGTTTGAGGTTAACACGGGACACTTCCAAGCCAGATGTAGGAAATATCCCTTTCTAAGTTAGAGCCCTTTTTGGGAAATTTTGCAATCGGCGATTCGGACATTGGGCTGTTCTGTTTCTGAGAAGCATAGTTTGCATGTTCTGCTTGGTCATCTCGTGCTCTCTTGGTTTTGTACAGTTGCACTGCTGTGGCGTAGAGAATTTCACGGACTGGAAAACGAGCGACTACTTCAAAGAAAAAGGCATTCCCACCAGCTGCTGCAAACCTTTGGAGAACTGTACAGAGAGTGACTTGAAGAACGCCACTATAGCAGGAGGCAAAGTTTATGAGCGTGTAAGTCCTTTCTGGGTTTCTCTAGAACAGGGCTCTGCAACCTTAAACGcctaaagagccatttggacccgtttcccacagaaaacaaagcaccGGGAACCACAAAACTTGGGCGGGTGTGGCCAACCTGACGTCACTCACTcgggtgaaattcaaattttcttcacttccagttctgtgggcgtggcatggtgggtgtggcaggggaaagatactgcaaaatccccattctcaccccaccctggggccagccagaggtcttatttgccagttctccgaactactcaaaatttccgctctacccattctccagaacctgctgaatttcacccttgcgactcactcccacacagtcacatgacacccctctCCAGCTGCGCCCCCTTTATGCGCGGCGCTTGCCGGGGGAGGAGAGCGCTTCCCCAGGCcgcccccttctttctcttggcCCCGTCAACGAGGGAGGAGGAAGGCCAGGCTTCGGGGGTGGCCCCCCACCCCGCAAGATCCGCCCCTGCCGTCCTCTCCCAGCCCTATTTGCTGGTGGCAACAGCAAATGTACCATGACGAGAGGGGGAAGCCTGTTGCCACACAAAGACAAGGACGGGGGCAATTTGCTCCCGCACGGAAGCTCCACCCGTTGCCACCAAGGCAACTGGAAGGCAGCACTTTCATCCCTCTACCGTGACAGGGCAACGGGGAGCCGCAGCGGAGGGGTGAAAGAGCTGTGGGTTGCCGATGCCTGCTTTAGAATCTGGAAATCTGGAACGGAGGCTGATTCTTCCAAATGTTGGTTTTCTGGCAAGCTGCTTAAtggtagcttttttttaaaaaaaaaaatgaaattaactaGGTGAAGCCACTCACAAAGTTAAGCAAGTTTTCAATGAAAGAAACAAGGTGAGGAATTGCCACCTTTGTCTCTTCCATTCACACCATGACCTTTTGTCCTGGGTTGCAACGAAGGTGCCCTCTCTTGCACAAAGACATGGCTTGTCTTAACGGGGTTTATTGATAAGCCGCCATGGATGGCTTAACTGGTGCTGTGTCATAAGGCAACATTAGTGCCTGACCTGGCTCCCAAACATGGCAAATCCTCGgtagttaaatcaatgattcctttattaggagtgccggcagccccggcaaaaagtttctctctcaggcTGACAAATCTGGCCACCCGGAAGACAAATTCACTTCTATTCCCTTCTgccctctgccttttatccccacagctagggtggggcttagctaacagcggtgg from Thamnophis elegans isolate rThaEle1 chromosome 12, rThaEle1.pri, whole genome shotgun sequence encodes the following:
- the TSPAN6 gene encoding tetraspanin-6, whose protein sequence is MASPSRRLQTKPVITCLKSVLLIYTFVFWFTGIVLLGVGIWAKVSLEVYFFLLNEKASNVPYVLIGAGLVVALLGTFGCFATCRGSTWMLKLYAMFLTLIFLVVLVAAILGFVFRHEIKDNFKKNYENAVKRYNGTRDDPSKAIDDIQKTLHCCGVENFTDWKTSDYFKEKGIPTSCCKPLENCTESDLKNATIAGGKVYERGCFSLVIQTMDSEMGIVAGISFGTACFQLIGIFLACCLSRSITSNQYEMV